Part of the Vibrio sp. SCSIO 43137 genome, CAAAGAATTTGGCTATGAAGTGAGGGAAGAGAATATTGCCCGTGAGGCACTCTATCTTGCCGATGAGATATTTATGACAGGCACCGCAGCAGAAATTGTACCTGTACGTAGTGTCGACAAAATTACCGTAGGCGAAGGCAAACGAGGTCCGGTTACAGAGAAAGTTCAGGCAGCATTCTTCGGGCTATTTGATGGTACAACAGAAGATAAATGGGGCTGGTTAGATCCGGTTTACCCGGATTCAGAGAAATAAGAGAAGGAACTTAACGAACATGTCTACAGCTAAAAAATATCGCAGCGCCACGACAACCCACGGACGTAATATGGCCGGAGCACGCGCATTGTGGCGTGCTACCGGTGTTAAAGATGAAGATTTCGGCAAACCGATCATCGCCGTGGTGAACTCATTTACTCAGTTTGTTCCCGGCCATGTGCACCTGAAAGATATGGGCCAGTTGGTTGCGGGAGAAATCGAAAAAGCGGGCGGTATTGCCAAAGAGTTTAATACTATTGCTGTCGATGACGGTATCGCGATGGGGCATGGCGGCATGCTCTACTCCCTCCCTTCCCGTGAGCTGATTGCAGACTCAGTGGAATACATGGTGAACGCTCACTGTGCTGACGCCATGGTCTGTATCTCCAACTGCGACAAAATCACCCCGGGAATGATGATGGCAGCACTGCGCCTTAACATTCCGGTTATTTTTGTTTCCGGTGGTCCGATGGAAGCGGGTAAAACCAAGCTTTCAGATCAACTGATCAAGCTGGATCTGGTGGATGCCATGATTCAGGGTGCCGATCCAACAGTCTCCGATGAGCAGAGTGAACAGATCGAACGTTCTGCCTGCCCTACCTGTGGTTCTTGTTCTGGTATGTTTACTGCCAACTCAATGAACTGCCTGACTGAAGCCCTTGGCTTAAGTCAGCCGGGCAACGGCTCTATGCTGGCAACCCATGCAGACAGAAAATCTCTGTTTATCAATGCTGGTAAACGCATTGTAGAGCTGACTAAACGCTATTATGAACAGGGTGATGAATCTGCCCTTCCGCGCAACATCGCATCAAAACAAGCGTTCGAGAATGCCATGGCGCTGGATATCGCCATGGGTGGCTCAACCAATACCGTACTTCACCTGCTGGCAGCAGCTCAGGAAGGTGAAATCGATTTCGATATGCAGGATATTGACCGCATGTCGCGTAAGGTTCCACACCTGTGCAAGGTTGCGCCTTCCACTCAGAAATACCATATGGAAGATGTCCACCGTGCTGGTGGCGTATTAGCTATTCTGGGTGAACTGGACAGAGCCGGATTGCTACACAATCAGGAGAAAACCGTTCTTGGTATCACCATGCAAGAGCAACTGGCACAGTACGACATCATGCAGACCAGCTCTGAAGAGGTAAAAGAGTTCTATCGTGCAGGACCTGCCGGTATCCGTACCACACAAGCCTTCTCACAGGACTGCCGCTGGGACTCACTGGATGATGACAGAGCCAATGGCTGTATCCGCACCAAAGAGAATGCCTTTAGTCAGGATGGTGGTCTTGCAGTACTAAAAGGCAACATTGCCCTTGATGGCTGTATCGTAAAAACTGCCGGCGTAGATGAAAGTATTCTCAAGTTTCAGGGACCAGCAGTGGTATTTGAGAGTCAGGAAGATGCCGTCGAAGGTATTCTGGGCGGCAAAGTGAAGGCCGGCGACGTCGTCGTTATCCGTTATGAAGGCCCTAAAGGCGGACCGGGAATGCAGGAAATGCTCTACCCGACCACCTATCTGAAATCTATGGGGCTGGGCAAAGAGTGCGCCCTGTTAACAGACGGACGTTTCTCTGGCGGGACATCAGGCCTCTCTATCGGACACGCCTCACCGGAAGCGGCTAATGGCGGTACCATTGGTTTAGTGAATAACGGCGACCGCATTACCATTGATATTCCTAACCGTTCCATCACATTAGACGTTTCAGAACAAGAGCTTTCAGAGCGCAGAGCCAAGCAGGATCTGGCGGGCTGGAAACCGGTTGATCGTCAGCGTGAAGTCTCCTTTGCCCTGAAAGCCTATGCAAGTATGGCCACCAGCGCAGATAAGGGAGCGGTGCGCGATAAGTCTATGCTTGAGGACTGATCAATGACCCTAACCAATCAAACTGGCGCAGATTATCTGCGTCAGATATTGAGAGCTCCGGTCTATGAAGTGGCAACGGTTACGCCACTTCAGGAAATGCCCCGCCTGTCTGAACGAATTCACAATGATGTTCAGATAAAACGGGAAGATCGCCAACCGGTTCACTCATTTAAGCTACGCGGTGCTTACAACATGGTGGCCAGCCTGTCTGAAGCACAGAAGAAAGCCGGTGTTATTGCAGCATCGGCTGGTAACCATGCTCAGGGAATGGCTCTTTCAGGAACCAAACTGGGCATTGAAACCATTATCGTTATGCCTAAGACCACGCCGGATATCAAAGTAGAAGCGGTTCGCAGCTTTGGCGGTAAAGTGGTGCTGCATGGCAGTAACTTTGACGAAGCGAAAGCTGAAGCGGAAAGATTGTCTGAAGAGAAGGGCTATACCTTTGTTCCTCCCTTTGATCACCCGCTGGTGATTGCCGGTCAGGGCACCATAGGTATGGAGATGCTTCAGCAGAATGGTCACCTTGACTATATTTTTGTCCCAGTCGGTGGCGGCGGTCTGGCTGCTGGTGTTGCGGTTCTGGTTAAGCAACTGATGCCGGAAGTAAAGGTTATTGCTGTTGAGCCGGAAGACTCTTCCTGCCTGAAAGCCGCTCTGGATGCCGGAGAACCAGTGGTTCTTGATCAGATCAGTATGTTTGCTGACGGTGTTGCAGTTAAGCGTATCGGTGATGAAACATTCCGTCTGTGTAATAAGTACCTTGATGGTCATATTGCTGTTTCCAGCGATGAAATATGTTCAGCAGTTAAAGATATTTTCGAAGATACCAGAGCCATTGCAGAACCTTCCGGTGCTCTTGCTCTTGCTGGTCTTAAAAAGTATGCAGAGCAAAATGAACTAAAAGACAACAAACTGGCTACGGTTCTGTCCGGGGCAAATACTAACTTCCATGGTTTGCGTTACGTGTCTGAACGA contains:
- the ilvD gene encoding dihydroxy-acid dehydratase, giving the protein MSTAKKYRSATTTHGRNMAGARALWRATGVKDEDFGKPIIAVVNSFTQFVPGHVHLKDMGQLVAGEIEKAGGIAKEFNTIAVDDGIAMGHGGMLYSLPSRELIADSVEYMVNAHCADAMVCISNCDKITPGMMMAALRLNIPVIFVSGGPMEAGKTKLSDQLIKLDLVDAMIQGADPTVSDEQSEQIERSACPTCGSCSGMFTANSMNCLTEALGLSQPGNGSMLATHADRKSLFINAGKRIVELTKRYYEQGDESALPRNIASKQAFENAMALDIAMGGSTNTVLHLLAAAQEGEIDFDMQDIDRMSRKVPHLCKVAPSTQKYHMEDVHRAGGVLAILGELDRAGLLHNQEKTVLGITMQEQLAQYDIMQTSSEEVKEFYRAGPAGIRTTQAFSQDCRWDSLDDDRANGCIRTKENAFSQDGGLAVLKGNIALDGCIVKTAGVDESILKFQGPAVVFESQEDAVEGILGGKVKAGDVVVIRYEGPKGGPGMQEMLYPTTYLKSMGLGKECALLTDGRFSGGTSGLSIGHASPEAANGGTIGLVNNGDRITIDIPNRSITLDVSEQELSERRAKQDLAGWKPVDRQREVSFALKAYASMATSADKGAVRDKSMLED
- the ilvA gene encoding threonine ammonia-lyase, biosynthetic; amino-acid sequence: MTLTNQTGADYLRQILRAPVYEVATVTPLQEMPRLSERIHNDVQIKREDRQPVHSFKLRGAYNMVASLSEAQKKAGVIAASAGNHAQGMALSGTKLGIETIIVMPKTTPDIKVEAVRSFGGKVVLHGSNFDEAKAEAERLSEEKGYTFVPPFDHPLVIAGQGTIGMEMLQQNGHLDYIFVPVGGGGLAAGVAVLVKQLMPEVKVIAVEPEDSSCLKAALDAGEPVVLDQISMFADGVAVKRIGDETFRLCNKYLDGHIAVSSDEICSAVKDIFEDTRAIAEPSGALALAGLKKYAEQNELKDNKLATVLSGANTNFHGLRYVSERCELGEKREGLLAVTIPEQPGAFYKFCQIIGGRSVTEFNYRYSDESLANIFVGVRLQNGQEELDSIVHELRDGGYPVVDLSDDEMAKLHIRYMIGGKPSKQLKERLYSFEFPEYPGALLKFLSTLGTHWNISLFNYRNQGADYGRVLCGFELDESDLSRFSSHLHELGYQYKDESDNPAYKFFMQK